A genomic region of Kribbella sp. NBC_00382 contains the following coding sequences:
- a CDS encoding Pls/PosA family non-ribosomal peptide synthetase — protein MTLRRGDSAPPERTLVDVLQASAASFPDEPALDDGSVSLSYRELLGQVTKFARRLTDLGVGPGDRVGVRISSGHNDLYVAILGSLQAGAAYVPVDADDPEERAELVFGEAQVAAIVTDDLEITSTRQAPTTDPEDAADGGYDFPYSARMDAAGTTPAPAGPRSRGDGPSPDDDAWIIFTSGSTGVPKGVAVTHRSAAAFVDAEARMFLQKEPIGPEDRVLAGLSVAFDASCEEMWLAWRYGACLVPAPRSLVRSGMDLGPWLVAQGITIVSTVPTLAALWPSDALDNVRLLIFGGEACPPELAERLAVPEREVWNTYGPTEATVVACGAQLTGEGPVRIGLPLDGWDLAVVDGEGNEVPEGGTGELIIGGVGLARYLDPAKDAEKFAPMPSLGWDRAYRSGDLVRNEAEGLVFMGRADEQIKLGGRRIELGEVDAALQALPGVSGAAAAVRVSGAGNQLLVGYVVPEDPEAFDQKAATERLREALPAALVPLLAITDTLPTRTSGKVDRNALPWPLPGMDTDGPPAALDGTAGWLAERWTQVLGATVTGADNDFFLHGGGSLAAAQLVSKLREKYTEVTVGDIYEYPRLGALADRLDDFKASTAPVVIREVRLTPPSTQLLQTALTLILQTVVGVRWLVWLFTLNNLLALTDGPHPWMRTVSWWWILAGWLVLITPAGRMGIAVVGARILLKGLKPGIYPRGGNVHVRLWAAENLADAAGAANLAGAPWIAYYARALGAKIGKGVDLHTLPPVTGMLTMGRGASIEPEVDLSGYWIDGDRLHVGTVTVGAEAVVGSRSTLLPGAEVGRNAEIAAGSAVSGTVPPGERWSGSPAARLGKARHPWPEERPARAPWWVLAYGAASALMSLLPLGAAILAVLILRHAVAGTTSLGDAALQALYAIPLMTLVGFVTLALLTVIIVRLLGIGIKAGHYPVRSRIGWQVWATERLLDSARTLLFPLYASLLTPWWLRALGAKIGRDVEASTVLLLPKMTTVGEGAFLADDTMIASYELGGGWLHVAGAKVGKRAFLGNSGMTAPGRSVPKNGLVAVLSAAPKKSKAGTSWLGSPPVKLRRQTVDGDQSRTFNPPLRLKFARAAVELCRFVPMMCTVLIGLGVLFALQGLDLWLGPVPTILLSGAVILVAGAVAGTMATISKWVIVGRTRAVEYPLWSSFVWRNEVVDTFVEMVAAPWFANAAAGTPVLALWLRSLGAKIGKGVWCETYWFPEADLITLGDGVTVNRGCVLQTHLFHDRVMSMSTVTFGPGSTLGPHGIILPAASVGEGATVGPVSLVMRGESVPAGSRWAGNPIAPWQG, from the coding sequence GTGACTTTGCGACGGGGGGACAGCGCTCCGCCCGAGCGGACTTTGGTTGATGTCTTGCAGGCCAGTGCTGCGAGTTTTCCGGATGAGCCGGCTCTGGATGACGGCAGTGTGAGTCTGAGTTATCGCGAACTGCTCGGGCAGGTGACCAAGTTCGCTCGGCGGTTGACCGATCTCGGGGTCGGGCCGGGTGACCGGGTCGGGGTGCGGATCTCGTCGGGGCACAACGATCTGTATGTCGCGATTCTCGGGAGTCTGCAAGCAGGTGCGGCGTACGTGCCGGTCGACGCCGATGACCCCGAGGAGCGGGCCGAGCTCGTGTTCGGGGAGGCGCAGGTCGCCGCGATCGTCACCGATGACCTCGAGATCACCTCGACCCGCCAAGCACCAACGACAGATCCCGAGGACGCCGCCGACGGCGGCTACGACTTCCCGTACTCCGCCCGAATGGATGCAGCCGGTACTACGCCCGCCCCGGCGGGACCGCGCTCGCGCGGCGACGGCCCCTCGCCCGATGACGACGCGTGGATCATCTTCACCTCGGGCTCGACCGGCGTACCCAAGGGTGTCGCCGTCACGCACCGATCGGCGGCGGCGTTCGTCGACGCCGAGGCGCGGATGTTCCTGCAGAAGGAGCCGATCGGCCCCGAGGACCGCGTGCTGGCCGGCCTGTCCGTCGCGTTCGACGCGTCCTGCGAGGAGATGTGGCTCGCCTGGCGGTACGGAGCCTGCCTCGTCCCCGCGCCGCGTTCGCTGGTACGCAGCGGCATGGACCTCGGTCCGTGGCTGGTCGCGCAGGGCATCACCATCGTTTCGACCGTGCCGACGCTCGCCGCGCTCTGGCCGTCGGATGCACTCGACAACGTGCGCCTACTGATCTTCGGTGGCGAGGCCTGCCCGCCCGAGCTCGCTGAGCGCCTTGCCGTCCCGGAACGCGAGGTCTGGAACACGTACGGCCCGACCGAGGCGACCGTCGTCGCGTGTGGAGCGCAGCTGACCGGCGAAGGCCCGGTACGCATCGGCCTTCCCCTCGACGGTTGGGATCTCGCCGTCGTCGACGGTGAAGGCAACGAGGTACCTGAGGGCGGTACTGGCGAGCTGATCATCGGCGGCGTCGGGCTGGCCCGCTACCTCGACCCAGCCAAGGACGCCGAGAAGTTCGCCCCGATGCCGTCGCTCGGCTGGGATCGCGCGTACCGGAGCGGTGACCTGGTGCGGAACGAGGCCGAGGGCCTGGTGTTCATGGGCCGGGCCGACGAGCAGATCAAGCTAGGTGGCCGGCGGATCGAGCTGGGCGAGGTCGACGCGGCCCTGCAGGCTCTCCCCGGTGTGAGCGGCGCGGCAGCCGCAGTACGGGTCAGTGGTGCCGGCAACCAGCTACTCGTCGGATACGTAGTACCGGAGGACCCGGAAGCCTTTGACCAGAAGGCAGCCACTGAGCGACTGCGTGAAGCCCTCCCTGCAGCCCTGGTCCCCCTCCTGGCCATCACGGACACCTTGCCGACCAGGACCTCCGGCAAGGTCGACCGCAACGCGCTGCCCTGGCCGCTGCCCGGCATGGACACGGATGGCCCGCCTGCTGCGCTCGACGGGACAGCAGGCTGGCTAGCAGAGCGCTGGACTCAGGTACTGGGAGCAACGGTCACCGGTGCCGACAACGACTTCTTCCTGCACGGCGGTGGCAGCCTCGCGGCGGCACAGCTGGTCTCGAAGCTCAGAGAGAAGTACACCGAGGTCACTGTCGGCGACATCTACGAGTACCCCCGGCTAGGCGCACTGGCCGACCGCCTCGACGACTTCAAGGCATCTACTGCCCCAGTGGTGATCCGCGAGGTCCGCCTGACCCCACCGAGCACTCAGCTCCTCCAGACCGCGCTCACGCTGATCCTGCAGACCGTGGTCGGCGTGCGCTGGCTCGTCTGGCTCTTCACCCTGAACAACCTGCTGGCACTGACCGACGGCCCGCACCCGTGGATGCGCACGGTGTCGTGGTGGTGGATCCTGGCCGGCTGGCTGGTCCTGATCACCCCCGCGGGCCGCATGGGTATCGCTGTCGTCGGCGCGCGCATCCTGCTCAAAGGACTGAAGCCCGGCATCTACCCACGCGGCGGCAACGTCCACGTCCGCCTCTGGGCAGCAGAGAACCTCGCGGACGCGGCAGGCGCCGCCAACCTCGCCGGCGCGCCCTGGATCGCCTACTACGCAAGGGCTCTCGGCGCGAAGATCGGCAAGGGCGTAGACCTCCACACACTCCCACCCGTCACCGGCATGCTCACGATGGGCCGTGGCGCGTCGATCGAACCAGAGGTCGACCTGTCCGGCTACTGGATCGACGGAGACCGGCTGCACGTCGGTACTGTCACCGTCGGCGCCGAGGCGGTCGTCGGCTCCCGCAGTACTCTCCTGCCGGGCGCAGAGGTCGGCCGCAACGCTGAGATCGCGGCAGGCTCGGCTGTCTCCGGTACTGTCCCGCCCGGCGAGCGCTGGTCGGGCTCCCCGGCAGCACGGCTCGGCAAGGCCCGGCACCCGTGGCCGGAGGAGCGCCCTGCTCGAGCGCCCTGGTGGGTGCTGGCCTACGGCGCCGCATCCGCCCTCATGTCCCTCCTACCGCTGGGTGCGGCAATTCTCGCGGTCCTGATACTCCGCCACGCCGTCGCCGGCACCACGTCGCTCGGAGACGCAGCACTGCAGGCCCTGTACGCCATCCCGCTGATGACGCTCGTCGGCTTCGTCACGCTCGCCCTGCTGACCGTGATCATCGTCAGGCTGCTGGGGATCGGCATCAAGGCCGGTCACTACCCCGTGCGCAGCCGGATCGGCTGGCAGGTCTGGGCGACCGAGCGGCTGCTCGACTCGGCCCGTACTCTCCTCTTCCCGCTGTACGCGAGCCTGCTGACGCCCTGGTGGCTCCGGGCCCTCGGCGCGAAGATCGGCCGCGATGTCGAGGCCTCGACCGTCCTGCTGCTGCCGAAGATGACCACTGTCGGTGAGGGCGCGTTCCTGGCCGACGACACCATGATCGCGTCGTACGAGCTGGGCGGCGGCTGGCTGCACGTGGCCGGCGCCAAGGTCGGCAAGCGGGCCTTCCTCGGCAACTCCGGGATGACCGCGCCCGGCCGCTCGGTACCGAAGAACGGCCTGGTCGCCGTGCTGTCCGCGGCGCCGAAGAAGTCCAAGGCCGGTACGTCGTGGCTCGGCAGCCCGCCGGTGAAGCTGCGCCGGCAGACCGTCGACGGCGATCAGAGCCGTACGTTCAACCCGCCGCTGCGCCTCAAGTTCGCCCGCGCCGCCGTCGAGCTGTGCCGGTTCGTACCGATGATGTGCACGGTGCTGATCGGCCTCGGCGTGCTGTTCGCCCTGCAGGGGCTGGACCTGTGGCTCGGACCGGTGCCGACGATCCTGCTGTCCGGCGCCGTGATCCTGGTCGCCGGCGCGGTGGCCGGCACGATGGCGACCATCTCCAAGTGGGTCATCGTCGGCAGGACCCGCGCGGTCGAGTACCCGTTGTGGAGCAGTTTTGTTTGGCGCAACGAGGTGGTGGACACCTTTGTCGAGATGGTCGCCGCTCCGTGGTTCGCGAACGCCGCCGCCGGTACGCCGGTACTGGCGCTCTGGCTGCGTTCCCTCGGCGCGAAGATCGGCAAGGGCGTCTGGTGCGAGACGTACTGGTTCCCCGAGGCCGATCTGATCACGCTCGGCGACGGTGTCACGGTGAATCGCGGCTGCGTTCTTCAGACGCACTTGTTTCATGACAGGGTGATGTCCATGAGCACCGTCACCTTCGGGCCTGGATCCACCCTCGGCCCCCACGGCATCATCCTGCCGGCCGCCTCGGTCGGCGAAGGGGCCACAGTCGGCCCGGTGTCTCTGGTGATGCGTGGTGAGAGTGTTCCCGCCGGGTCCCGCTGGGCCGGCAATCCGATCGCGCCCTGGCAGGGTTGA
- a CDS encoding neutral zinc metallopeptidase, whose amino-acid sequence MPVRPANSHIELKGQRHVSTPYGYDGRPQDRVGAPPGVLPPPQQVQWQPGTQYPPPAQYGGQPYYGPGQFNGFQPPKRRGSAIRLVLIGFFSVAFLGIALAVVGVLLTGGSSSADAAGPQIVDGPSVVPTAKTNAPKGSPEDYLLNAPIYKVGGLGELDCKAENLGDGSLAAQKVYYEKLFKCLNDGWRPAFAKMGKHEPDPGLVVFDKPVDGPCGHFEPLSGRVLAFYCFGNHVMYTDVAQMNKAFGPKQDLAYLMTIAHEYGHHVQSVSDLFYARQAYLADHPDEKLESSRRNELQASCFAGVFSRAVEKSYPFTSRLKEFEFQASNSFGETPKTPPSERTHGLATSQGYWIVNGLNVGETKACNTYAATQSQIK is encoded by the coding sequence GTGCCGGTTCGACCAGCGAACTCCCACATCGAGCTGAAGGGGCAACGACACGTGAGCACCCCGTACGGGTACGACGGCCGGCCCCAGGACCGAGTCGGGGCGCCTCCCGGCGTCCTGCCTCCGCCACAGCAGGTGCAGTGGCAGCCCGGTACGCAGTACCCGCCTCCTGCGCAGTACGGAGGTCAGCCGTACTACGGGCCTGGCCAGTTCAACGGATTCCAGCCGCCGAAGCGGCGGGGTAGCGCTATCCGGCTGGTGCTGATCGGGTTCTTCAGTGTGGCGTTCCTCGGGATCGCGTTGGCCGTGGTCGGCGTACTGCTGACCGGTGGAAGCTCGTCCGCCGACGCGGCGGGCCCGCAGATCGTGGACGGGCCTTCGGTGGTACCGACTGCGAAGACCAATGCGCCCAAGGGGTCTCCTGAGGACTACCTGCTGAACGCGCCGATCTACAAGGTCGGCGGGCTGGGCGAGCTGGACTGCAAGGCCGAGAACCTGGGCGACGGCAGCCTCGCGGCGCAGAAGGTCTACTACGAGAAGCTCTTCAAGTGCCTGAACGACGGCTGGCGCCCGGCCTTCGCGAAGATGGGCAAGCACGAGCCCGACCCCGGCCTGGTCGTCTTCGACAAGCCCGTCGACGGCCCTTGCGGCCACTTCGAGCCGCTGTCCGGTCGGGTGCTGGCGTTCTACTGCTTCGGCAACCACGTGATGTACACCGACGTGGCGCAGATGAACAAGGCGTTCGGCCCGAAACAGGACCTGGCCTACCTGATGACGATCGCGCACGAGTACGGCCACCACGTGCAGAGCGTCTCCGACCTCTTCTACGCCCGCCAGGCCTACCTCGCCGACCACCCCGACGAGAAGCTCGAGAGCTCCCGCCGCAACGAACTCCAGGCCTCCTGCTTCGCCGGCGTCTTCAGCCGCGCGGTCGAGAAGTCCTACCCCTTCACGTCCCGGCTGAAAGAGTTCGAGTTCCAGGCCAGCAACAGCTTCGGCGAAACCCCCAAAACCCCACCCAGCGAACGAACCCACGGCCTGGCCACCAGCCAGGGCTACTGGATAGTCAACGGCCTCAACGTCGGCGAAACCAAGGCTTGCAACACCTACGCCGCCACCCAATCCCAGATCAAGTAA
- a CDS encoding DUF2207 domain-containing protein, which translates to MSLKSRLLPAALLVSLTVPLVALGMLPAQAADDQITGYAAEASLTGDGVLKVKETVDVTAGGDTFARTLTTRVRSNATEDRTYELRNVGVTVNGQPADGLENKSIDDGLRLSVKTSGQAKIVYTYEVGNVVADSIEGREVSWPIVQGFGVSIPKAVVSVSIPFANWVTCIAGRIGSSMPCTSSQLAESAALEIEQNGLPAGGHLTFLTGLSDQATVKPNAEFKTRWSLGNAFTLDKSTIGLSALLLGLGVLGAAALWFLRGRDAAKVGPGAPERPVLDGADGPQFAAPDGIRPGQVGTVVDETADVVDITATLLDLAVRNYLTIVELPRETHFGKLDWELRRLNAGGPELLAYEKALLDAVFAEGETVQVSELGHGLRSRLNLVREQLYADVVTQGWFASRPDAVRNRWTTAGLVLLGAGVVLTIVLAIVTKYGLVGFAVMLAGLALTLIGQVAPARTARGAAVLGRVAGLQQYLTNETSADLPQSHRLEFASRCLPYAAVLGLTEKWALEIAATDDDDDPDAGIGWYSGPENWHLSDIGESLSNFVTAFGGHLSTARRLF; encoded by the coding sequence ATGTCACTGAAGAGCCGCCTGTTGCCGGCCGCCCTGCTCGTGTCTCTGACAGTCCCTCTCGTTGCCCTCGGCATGTTGCCCGCCCAGGCCGCCGACGACCAGATCACCGGGTACGCCGCGGAGGCGTCGCTGACCGGTGACGGTGTCCTGAAGGTCAAGGAGACGGTCGATGTGACCGCCGGCGGCGACACCTTCGCACGGACCCTGACCACCCGGGTCCGCTCGAACGCGACCGAGGACCGCACCTACGAGCTGCGCAACGTCGGGGTCACGGTGAACGGGCAGCCGGCCGACGGCCTTGAGAACAAGAGCATCGACGACGGCCTCCGGCTCAGCGTGAAGACGTCCGGCCAGGCCAAGATCGTCTACACCTACGAGGTCGGCAACGTCGTCGCCGACTCGATCGAGGGCCGCGAGGTGAGCTGGCCGATCGTCCAGGGCTTCGGCGTCAGCATCCCGAAGGCCGTCGTCTCGGTGAGCATCCCGTTCGCGAACTGGGTGACCTGCATCGCCGGCCGCATCGGTTCGAGCATGCCCTGTACCTCGTCGCAGCTGGCCGAGTCGGCCGCACTGGAGATCGAGCAGAACGGCCTGCCGGCGGGCGGCCACCTGACCTTCCTGACCGGGTTGAGCGACCAGGCGACGGTGAAGCCCAACGCGGAGTTCAAGACCCGGTGGAGTCTGGGCAACGCGTTCACGCTCGACAAGTCGACGATCGGCCTGAGCGCGCTGCTGCTCGGCCTCGGCGTACTGGGCGCGGCGGCGCTGTGGTTCCTCCGCGGCCGGGACGCGGCCAAGGTCGGCCCGGGTGCGCCCGAGCGGCCGGTACTCGACGGCGCCGACGGGCCGCAGTTCGCGGCACCCGACGGGATCCGGCCGGGCCAGGTCGGCACCGTGGTGGACGAGACGGCCGACGTCGTCGACATCACCGCGACGCTGCTGGACCTTGCCGTGCGCAACTACTTGACGATCGTGGAGCTGCCGCGCGAGACGCACTTCGGCAAGCTGGACTGGGAGCTGCGCCGGCTCAACGCGGGCGGCCCGGAGCTGCTGGCGTACGAGAAGGCCTTGCTGGACGCGGTGTTCGCCGAGGGGGAGACCGTCCAGGTGTCCGAGCTCGGCCACGGACTGCGGTCCCGGCTCAACCTGGTCCGCGAGCAGCTGTACGCCGATGTCGTCACGCAGGGCTGGTTCGCGAGCCGGCCGGATGCCGTGCGCAACCGGTGGACGACAGCTGGACTAGTCCTGTTGGGTGCCGGCGTGGTGCTGACCATCGTGCTCGCCATCGTCACCAAGTACGGGCTGGTCGGCTTTGCCGTGATGCTGGCCGGGCTGGCGCTGACGCTGATCGGCCAGGTCGCTCCGGCGCGCACGGCTCGCGGTGCCGCGGTACTGGGCCGGGTTGCCGGGCTGCAGCAGTACCTGACGAACGAGACGTCCGCTGACCTGCCGCAGAGCCACCGGCTGGAGTTTGCCTCGCGCTGCCTGCCGTATGCCGCCGTGCTGGGGCTGACGGAGAAGTGGGCGCTGGAGATCGCGGCGACCGACGATGACGACGACCCGGACGCGGGCATCGGCTGGTACTCCGGTCCGGAGAACTGGCACCTGTCCGACATCGGGGAGTCGCTGTCGAACTTCGTCACCGCGTTCGGCGGCCACCTGTCGACGGCACGCCGGCTCTTCTGA
- a CDS encoding neutral zinc metallopeptidase, whose product MSDNWTPPPGRNPNEPDPEGEQPTDPAKGPARGDGQSPLWWTESTEKQKEYLQPAPPGEQTPLVGPPGQPGQRNLTWNLPPYSQPGATPPRPRPAGPNQSGPPPHSPGQPGGGQSFSASGPAGSPPPAADQSGRRARHAGPPSGGAPADGGFQGLGQPVPQPQTWQYPPIPIPQPPGPGRRRKPRRASKGLLIGLVVLAVLVVGSGVTLALRNTGDDNTPAAVDTPTTAPSETPSATPSATPTTTASATPGGPPTVDQIVTTSRLYKVGVLTPTQCLEPKVIPNTFAGAKAYYNLIVPCMNRTWWLAMKKASLPYRAPKLVVFVGPLKTVCGAEKGTRAFYCGTNETIYMPYAVGLNYYKRNPVSGRVWMMNTVAHEYGHHVQKLAGIYAASLSRQVNAPNAAAQLAESRRRELQASCLGSAYLGAAGAYIPLRGPLLATWKVLVANTGDEFSRPRIRDHGGKVNNNYWSVRGFNTKSPNPCNTFVGKAALTN is encoded by the coding sequence ATGTCGGACAACTGGACTCCACCCCCTGGGCGGAACCCGAACGAGCCGGATCCGGAGGGCGAGCAGCCCACCGACCCGGCCAAGGGGCCTGCCCGCGGGGATGGCCAGTCGCCCCTTTGGTGGACCGAGTCCACCGAGAAGCAGAAGGAGTACCTCCAGCCCGCCCCTCCCGGCGAGCAAACGCCCCTGGTAGGCCCACCCGGCCAGCCCGGGCAGCGCAACCTCACCTGGAACCTCCCGCCCTACTCCCAACCGGGCGCCACCCCACCCCGCCCGCGCCCGGCAGGTCCCAACCAGAGCGGACCTCCGCCTCACAGCCCTGGCCAGCCCGGTGGCGGCCAGTCCTTCTCCGCTTCCGGTCCGGCCGGATCCCCGCCCCCCGCCGCCGACCAGAGCGGACGCCGCGCTCGGCACGCCGGACCGCCCTCAGGCGGAGCACCCGCTGACGGTGGCTTCCAGGGGTTGGGCCAGCCGGTGCCGCAGCCGCAGACCTGGCAGTACCCGCCGATTCCGATCCCGCAGCCGCCGGGCCCGGGGCGCCGCCGGAAGCCGCGCCGCGCGTCCAAGGGGTTGCTGATCGGCCTCGTAGTACTCGCCGTGCTCGTAGTCGGGTCAGGCGTCACCCTCGCCCTGCGGAACACGGGCGACGACAACACCCCGGCCGCAGTGGACACACCGACCACAGCTCCTTCGGAGACGCCCTCGGCGACCCCGTCGGCCACGCCGACCACCACCGCGTCGGCCACCCCGGGCGGACCGCCCACGGTCGACCAGATCGTCACCACCAGCAGGCTGTACAAGGTCGGCGTCCTGACGCCCACGCAGTGCCTGGAGCCGAAGGTCATCCCGAACACCTTCGCCGGCGCCAAGGCGTACTACAACCTGATCGTGCCGTGCATGAACCGCACCTGGTGGCTGGCGATGAAGAAGGCCAGCCTGCCGTACCGCGCGCCGAAGCTCGTCGTCTTCGTCGGCCCGTTGAAGACCGTCTGCGGTGCGGAGAAGGGCACTCGCGCCTTCTACTGCGGCACCAACGAGACCATCTACATGCCGTACGCGGTCGGGCTGAACTACTACAAGCGCAACCCGGTCTCCGGCCGCGTGTGGATGATGAACACTGTCGCCCACGAGTACGGCCACCACGTGCAGAAGCTGGCCGGCATCTACGCGGCCTCACTCTCCCGGCAGGTCAACGCGCCCAACGCGGCCGCCCAGCTCGCCGAGAGCCGCCGTCGCGAGCTGCAGGCGTCCTGCCTCGGCTCGGCGTACCTGGGCGCGGCCGGCGCGTACATCCCGCTCCGTGGTCCGCTGCTCGCCACCTGGAAGGTACTGGTCGCCAACACCGGCGACGAGTTCTCCCGGCCGCGGATTCGCGACCACGGCGGCAAGGTGAACAACAACTACTGGTCGGTGCGCGGCTTCAACACCAAGAGCCCGAACCCCTGCAACACCTTCGTCGGCAAGGCAGCACTCACCAACTGA
- a CDS encoding neutral zinc metallopeptidase, producing the protein MLLLGGVAVLVLTVALALRESDSSATAPLPGAGRSAPLGTPDDSTTGTPQSQAATRTVTADALYATGPQQTVGCREAPVPLSKQSNVKAYYTNLVACLSKAWAPKVEAAKETFTPPQLVFWDGVAQTPCAAGATVSFYCGTSGTLYLKYTDDIKLWSRSPDAANRAFTRMWATYTAGHEYAHHVQQLTGILTAARQLQYDAPDEDARLELSRRLELQASCLSAVFTGANQISYGITGLDLTIYKNYVQAQTGDENNRGGPRDHGGRASHQYWTGRGFTTLDSVSCNTFTATAGKVS; encoded by the coding sequence ATGCTCCTGCTCGGTGGAGTGGCGGTACTCGTGCTGACAGTCGCTCTCGCACTCCGCGAGAGCGACTCGTCTGCTACCGCCCCGCTACCCGGCGCAGGCCGCTCGGCTCCGCTCGGTACGCCGGACGACAGCACAACCGGTACTCCGCAGTCGCAGGCTGCAACCAGGACCGTGACGGCAGATGCGCTCTACGCGACCGGGCCGCAGCAGACAGTGGGCTGCCGGGAGGCGCCGGTCCCGTTGAGCAAGCAGAGCAACGTCAAGGCGTACTACACGAACCTGGTCGCCTGCCTGAGCAAGGCGTGGGCACCGAAGGTCGAGGCCGCCAAGGAGACCTTCACGCCACCACAGCTGGTCTTCTGGGACGGTGTGGCCCAGACGCCGTGTGCCGCCGGTGCGACGGTGTCGTTCTACTGCGGGACGAGCGGGACGCTCTACCTGAAGTACACGGATGACATCAAGCTCTGGAGCCGCTCGCCGGACGCCGCGAACCGGGCGTTCACGCGGATGTGGGCGACGTACACGGCCGGGCACGAGTACGCCCATCACGTACAGCAACTGACCGGCATCCTGACGGCAGCGCGGCAGCTCCAGTACGACGCTCCGGACGAAGACGCGCGGCTGGAACTGAGCCGGCGGCTCGAACTCCAGGCATCCTGTCTGAGTGCGGTCTTCACCGGAGCGAACCAGATCAGTTACGGGATCACCGGTCTGGACCTGACCATCTACAAGAATTACGTCCAGGCGCAGACCGGGGACGAGAACAACCGCGGCGGGCCGCGGGACCACGGCGGCCGGGCCAGTCACCAGTACTGGACCGGACGCGGCTTCACCACGCTGGACAGCGTCAGCTGCAACACGTTCACGGCTACGGCCGGCAAGGTTTCGTGA
- a CDS encoding neutral zinc metallopeptidase yields MSYQPPPGQYPPQQPPYGQQPPQYGQWPPPQYGWGPGGLPPKKKGGAGKALLIVLGVAVLGTVGIAALSAALRHHDDSYTSAPSPTATYSPTYEPSEEPSAQPPSTKPTRSVVTPKPTVTKPTATKPVATRPTAPRATPKPEPSDLDIVARNKLYKAGTMGSVNCRESKARPATVAGARANYANLARCLNRAWPAMIAKAGAKFRPPTVLSFSGTVESPCGSMSDTGPPFYCPTNQTIYMNLSQDIGDYKQDPSVYNRVWARMWMLHQFAHEYGHHVQTLTGIFQANVNLRYEAPNQAAELQGSRRLELQASCFSDIFISANKRSYPLTGESLRQWKWLIGDTIDRAHDHGSTANHKYWALKGYDSRNPAACNTFTASGAKVS; encoded by the coding sequence GTGTCCTACCAGCCGCCCCCTGGGCAGTACCCGCCGCAGCAACCTCCGTACGGGCAGCAACCTCCGCAGTACGGGCAGTGGCCGCCGCCGCAGTACGGGTGGGGACCTGGTGGGCTGCCGCCCAAGAAGAAGGGTGGGGCGGGCAAGGCGCTGCTGATCGTGCTGGGCGTCGCAGTACTCGGCACTGTGGGGATCGCTGCGCTGTCGGCCGCGCTCAGGCATCATGACGACTCCTACACGTCGGCCCCGTCCCCGACGGCGACCTACAGCCCGACGTACGAGCCGTCCGAGGAGCCCTCGGCGCAGCCGCCCAGCACCAAGCCCACGCGGTCCGTGGTGACTCCCAAGCCGACAGTGACCAAGCCGACGGCAACTAAACCAGTCGCGACCAGGCCGACGGCGCCGCGGGCGACTCCCAAGCCGGAGCCGAGCGACCTGGACATCGTTGCCCGCAACAAGCTCTACAAGGCCGGCACGATGGGCTCGGTCAACTGCAGGGAGTCCAAGGCGCGCCCTGCCACTGTGGCCGGTGCCCGGGCCAACTACGCGAACCTGGCCAGGTGCCTCAACCGCGCCTGGCCGGCCATGATCGCGAAGGCCGGCGCCAAGTTCCGGCCGCCGACAGTGCTGTCGTTCTCCGGCACGGTCGAGTCGCCCTGCGGCTCCATGTCCGACACCGGGCCGCCGTTCTACTGCCCGACCAACCAGACCATCTACATGAACCTGTCCCAGGACATCGGCGACTACAAGCAGGACCCGTCGGTCTACAACCGGGTCTGGGCGCGGATGTGGATGCTGCACCAGTTCGCGCACGAGTACGGCCACCACGTGCAGACGCTGACCGGCATCTTCCAGGCCAACGTCAATCTGCGCTACGAGGCGCCGAACCAGGCGGCGGAGCTGCAGGGCAGCCGCCGGCTCGAACTGCAGGCGTCCTGCTTCAGCGACATCTTCATCTCGGCCAACAAGCGCAGCTACCCGCTCACCGGCGAGTCCCTGCGGCAGTGGAAGTGGTTGATCGGGGACACCATCGACCGGGCGCACGACCACGGCAGTACGGCCAACCACAAGTACTGGGCGCTGAAGGGCTACGACAGCCGCAACCCGGCGGCTTGCAACACCTTCACCGCGTCGGGCGCGAAGGTGTCATAG